From Humisphaera borealis, the proteins below share one genomic window:
- a CDS encoding outer membrane protein assembly factor BamB family protein, which yields MSQFSFPRFLCRFGRSRVATALVAVAALSATMFSAGCGGDGETPGDIQVVANPGFARQWATNLKIPSGDKVRSIFVRDAYIVVYSKQGVVYGLARENGDPRVSMKVPGGDFRMFPPIILKEHLVFPTLSSLEIYSLTGAKERTLEIGAAIRADCVGATQNVFVPVDSPDGGARIKRYDLNNKAVNIPVWELQAWKGGLASAPALHTDTVYLAAETGTVYAVTAQDREPIWPLPGNVFDAHSAVTAPLRADDVGLYISTVEGKFYCVNRTSGQVKWQWYGSGPLEEAPVPLADTVYIKDPNRGWVAVDKVENPEIKAPQYNRKERWVRDDIRQVLSQDDRYTYALTKDNRISALDKKTGQTKFQSKRNDFYVFATNAKDSTIYTCSEQGRVVAVRPVLTPGSSGEVVMIEQDKSPEGEVAVLMLPVP from the coding sequence GTGAGTCAGTTCTCCTTCCCGCGTTTCCTCTGCCGATTCGGTCGGTCCCGTGTTGCGACCGCCCTGGTCGCTGTTGCGGCGTTGTCGGCGACCATGTTCTCCGCCGGTTGTGGCGGCGACGGTGAAACGCCCGGCGATATCCAGGTCGTGGCCAATCCCGGGTTTGCCCGCCAATGGGCGACCAACCTCAAGATCCCGTCCGGTGACAAGGTCCGCTCGATCTTCGTCCGCGACGCCTACATCGTCGTCTACTCCAAGCAGGGCGTGGTCTACGGACTGGCCCGCGAGAACGGCGACCCCCGCGTGAGCATGAAGGTGCCCGGCGGCGACTTCCGGATGTTCCCGCCGATCATCCTCAAGGAGCACCTGGTCTTCCCGACCCTCAGCTCGCTCGAGATTTACTCCCTGACCGGCGCCAAGGAGCGAACGCTCGAAATCGGCGCTGCCATCCGGGCCGACTGCGTCGGTGCCACGCAGAACGTCTTCGTGCCGGTCGATTCGCCCGATGGCGGGGCGCGCATCAAGCGGTACGACCTGAACAACAAGGCCGTCAACATCCCCGTGTGGGAACTGCAGGCCTGGAAGGGCGGCCTGGCTTCGGCACCGGCGCTGCACACCGACACCGTTTATCTTGCGGCCGAAACCGGCACGGTCTATGCCGTCACCGCCCAGGACCGCGAGCCGATCTGGCCACTTCCGGGCAACGTGTTCGACGCGCACAGCGCCGTCACCGCCCCGCTTCGTGCCGATGACGTCGGGCTGTACATCTCGACCGTCGAAGGCAAGTTCTATTGCGTCAATCGCACCAGCGGGCAGGTCAAGTGGCAGTGGTACGGCAGCGGTCCGCTGGAAGAAGCACCCGTCCCCCTCGCCGACACCGTTTACATCAAAGACCCTAATCGCGGCTGGGTGGCGGTGGACAAAGTGGAGAACCCCGAGATCAAGGCCCCGCAGTACAACCGCAAGGAACGCTGGGTCCGCGACGACATCCGCCAGGTTCTCTCCCAGGACGATCGTTACACCTACGCACTGACCAAGGACAACCGCATCTCGGCGCTGGACAAGAAGACCGGCCAGACCAAGTTCCAGAGCAAGCGGAACGACTTCTACGTGTTCGCCACCAACGCCAAGGATTCGACTATCTACACCTGCAGCGAGCAGGGCCGCGTCGTGGCGGTTCGGCCGGTGTTGACGCCGGGTTCGTCCGGCGAAGTCGTCATGATCGAGCAGGACAAGTCCCCGGAAGGGGAAGTCGCGGTCCTGATGCTACCGGTGCCGTAA
- a CDS encoding carboxylesterase family protein encodes MRSSLPVNIAALLPAILLMSTVVTAADPSPVDRFEARVHDSGAVAGGKLNYRFLIPTGYDAKAPATYPLVLFLHGAGERGTDNAAQLKWGGQQLATDLQKAGKCFVIAPQCPPGKQWVNTPWAKGSYSSDKVAISDELKMAIEVVEKAVGDYKIDKSRLYVMGLSMGGFGTWDAIVRRPDLFAAAVPICGGGDPSKAANLKGIGIWTFHGDADTAVPTAGTREMVAALRKAGVTQQTLKYNEYPGVGHNCWSKAWETKGLWEWMLASKKSSSP; translated from the coding sequence ATGCGTTCATCACTCCCCGTGAACATTGCGGCTCTCCTTCCTGCCATTCTGCTGATGTCCACTGTCGTCACAGCCGCGGATCCATCGCCGGTCGACCGGTTCGAAGCGCGCGTCCACGACAGCGGCGCGGTGGCTGGCGGCAAGCTGAACTACCGGTTCCTGATTCCCACGGGCTACGACGCCAAGGCCCCGGCGACGTACCCGCTGGTGCTGTTCCTGCACGGTGCCGGCGAACGGGGAACAGACAACGCCGCGCAACTGAAATGGGGCGGTCAGCAACTCGCGACCGACCTTCAGAAAGCCGGCAAGTGCTTCGTGATCGCCCCGCAGTGCCCGCCGGGCAAACAGTGGGTCAACACACCCTGGGCCAAGGGAAGCTACTCGAGCGATAAGGTGGCGATCTCGGACGAACTGAAGATGGCGATCGAGGTCGTCGAGAAGGCCGTTGGCGATTACAAGATCGACAAGTCGCGGCTGTACGTCATGGGCCTGTCGATGGGCGGCTTCGGGACCTGGGACGCGATCGTCCGCCGGCCGGACCTGTTCGCGGCGGCGGTGCCGATCTGCGGCGGCGGCGACCCTTCGAAAGCCGCGAACCTGAAGGGCATCGGCATCTGGACCTTCCACGGCGACGCCGACACCGCCGTCCCCACCGCCGGCACCCGCGAGATGGTCGCCGCCCTCCGCAAGGCCGGCGTGACCCAGCAAACCCTCAAGTACAACGAGTATCCCGGCGTTGGCCACAATTGCTGGTCGAAGGCCTGGGAGACCAAGGGGCTCTGGGAGTGGATGCTGGCGTCGAAGAAAAGCAGCAGTCCGTGA
- a CDS encoding alpha/beta hydrolase produces MIRSLSRVALSIGLMTGIAAAQNAPTPKPVENYPTHADAVRKEGVPLGKVIQMPRFADSKIYPGTERDWWIYVPAQYDGKTPACLAVFQDGAGPIGEKGDTRVPIVFDNLIHQKEMPVTIGVFINPGNDPKKNPPPAKGEKRATPFKASNRSVEYDTMSDAYSKYLIDEILPIIQKEYKITDDPNGRLICGNSSGGICAFTVAWYRPDAFRKVVSHVGSFTDIRGGHNYPPMIRKAPPKPIRVFLQDGSNDLDNQFGDWFLANQQMAKAFAYANRTADEAVKAGGKSIAPDRYDVKTVWGEGVHSGKHGGAIFPDTMRWIWRDYAGVKTAAR; encoded by the coding sequence ATGATCCGCTCATTGTCCCGCGTCGCGTTGTCGATCGGCCTGATGACCGGCATCGCCGCCGCTCAGAATGCGCCGACGCCAAAGCCGGTCGAAAACTATCCGACCCACGCCGACGCGGTGCGGAAGGAAGGCGTTCCCCTGGGCAAGGTGATCCAGATGCCCAGGTTCGCCGATTCGAAGATCTATCCCGGCACCGAGCGGGATTGGTGGATCTACGTCCCGGCGCAGTACGACGGCAAGACGCCCGCCTGCCTGGCGGTCTTCCAGGACGGTGCCGGCCCCATCGGAGAGAAAGGGGACACGAGGGTGCCGATCGTCTTTGACAACCTTATTCACCAGAAGGAAATGCCGGTCACCATCGGCGTATTCATCAACCCGGGCAACGATCCGAAGAAGAATCCCCCGCCGGCCAAGGGAGAGAAACGCGCCACCCCGTTCAAAGCGAGCAACCGGTCGGTCGAGTATGACACCATGTCGGACGCATACTCGAAGTACCTGATCGATGAGATCCTGCCGATCATCCAGAAGGAGTACAAGATCACCGATGATCCCAATGGGCGGTTGATCTGTGGCAACTCCTCCGGCGGCATCTGCGCCTTCACGGTCGCGTGGTATCGGCCGGACGCATTCCGCAAGGTCGTGAGCCATGTGGGGTCATTCACGGACATCCGCGGCGGTCACAACTACCCGCCGATGATCCGCAAAGCGCCGCCGAAGCCGATCCGCGTATTCCTCCAGGACGGCAGCAACGACTTGGACAACCAGTTCGGCGACTGGTTCCTGGCCAACCAGCAGATGGCCAAGGCGTTCGCGTACGCCAACCGCACCGCCGACGAAGCCGTCAAGGCGGGAGGCAAGAGCATCGCCCCCGACCGATACGACGTGAAGACCGTCTGGGGCGAAGGCGTCCACAGCGGCAAGCACGGCGGCGCGATCTTCCCCGACACGATGCGCTGGATCTGGCGGGACTATGCAGGCGTGAAGACGGCTGCGCGGTAG